One window from the genome of Maylandia zebra isolate NMK-2024a linkage group LG18, Mzebra_GT3a, whole genome shotgun sequence encodes:
- the si:ch211-188c16.1 gene encoding uncharacterized protein si:ch211-188c16.1 isoform X2, with protein MEEEGPINFKALRAKFQEEALLAQSKTSRPAVAEKPKQILPPGGHCTVVSSINTAAENKTPALPRVIFRDALRLSGGKRPISFPLQPQRTSLSSQLTNGDGTARHSRYMPLVLPVLPAKDQKTETPFRREYKPEPELGKEALPQTKVKKKALLLPFKSVKASKVSAESGDEPTYGDLTTRPCSAPGELPSVEKQTTEDGASLQSDQSNSEYPLSSPDVPVTPPSAETTVDSDNKIMSTLERAKKKFSRRNMLISSKPKSLHSPDNTGKEFTPPPRTADLPTPPPVCLSHLACISARPFFKTNNALCKSALDKQLGREKSANMPVKTVELHPPCVPLKKPLPDLRTLGPVPAKPLRPPLVDLSYYHAPLFTVVSPNVSQAESEHPPVSNPLLDAPEFPDFENTEMETAESGGVDVAALELEALDLVGANPHTAVDAEHPQADLSVHDPVGPRVSSIIQDLNLGSENIIPLDPASFSEPINLLEFPEPAIPQQRSQSKEVLVDSFPKSPSDETDVGVAECQSFPEERELSSHSCGHQQDSYYETYTNIYEDVENMNKFTLSQNSTKRKGGLKNPYVDHQPKCCLFWVFSQKESCVKRQKNPWVCVSGEHLAHNHMHSMMNTPNPADHKEQKKREKQRLEKEKKEQKEREKKENEMKKKFKVTGDEEPMYHAKVMVASKVRKNDLPVKSGDTVSIIRTTNCPKGKWLARDANNKYGYISVMNVELNIKEMLELGKKAQAAGRGGNVEGDNISIGSRSSNQPFLTSSFTDDSEEWAYEDETLSPFSESHFSQQTASVPEMSCVHAGAQNTPNDANLDDLHSQIKHEALQKLAVFFHHTKDELGDVHDDDDDGAKFTSTVLSSSCVLFSHEPQNYLSAVEEPPYPEQEVDFTELELLPPPPLYADT; from the exons ATGGAAGAG gagGGACCAATCAACTTCAAAGCACTGAGGGCCAAATTTCAGGAAGAGGCTCTCCTGGCTCAATCCAAAACCAGCCGTCCAGCTGTTGCTGAAAAACCCAAACAGATTCTTCcacctggaggtcactgcactGTGGTTAGCAGTATTAATACTGCTGCAGAAAACAAGACACCAGCGCTTCCTCGTGTCATTTTCAGAGATGCACTGCGACTGTCTGGAGGCAAGAGGCCGATTTCCTTTCCGCTGCAACCTCAGCGGACCTCCCTGTCATCTCAGCTTACTAATGGAGACGGCACAGCAAGGCATTCTCGATACATGCCGCTGGTGCTTCCTGTCCTGCCCGCAAAAGATCAGAAGACAGAAACACCATTCAGGAGAGAGTACAAACCCGAACCAGAGTTGGGGAAGGAAGCCTTGCCACAAACTAAAGTCAAGAAGAAGGCTTTGCTGCTTCCATTCAAATCAGTCAAAGCATCAAAGGTCAGTGCGGAAAGCGGAGATGAGCCCACATATGGTGATTTGACCACCAGACCGTGTAGCGCTCCTGGTGAGTTGCCATCAGTggaaaaacaaaccacagaGGATGGGGCTTCACTCCAAAGTGACCAATCAAACAGTGAATACCCCCTCTCCAGTCCAGATGTCCCAGTCACCCCTCCTTCAGCAGAGACCACAGTCGATTCTGACAATAAAATTATGAGCACTTTGGAGAGGGCCAAGAAGAAATTCTCACGCCGAAACATGTTGATCTCTTCCAAACCCAAGAGCTTGCATTCCCCTGACAACACAGGCAAGGAGTTTACTCCACCACCGAGGACCGCTGATCTGCCCACCCCCCCACCAGTGTGTCTTTCACATCTGGCTTGTATCTCAGCCCGGCCTTTCTTCAAAACCAACAACGCTTTATGCA AATCGGCACTGGATAAGCAGCTTGGCAGAGAGAAATCTGCAAATATGCCAGTGAAGACTGTTGAACTTCATCCACCATGTGTCCCACTAAAGAAGCCTCTGCCTGATCTGAGAACACTGGGGCCAGTGCCGGCAAAGCCCCTCAGACCTCCATTAGTAGATCTCAGCTATTACCATGCGCCTCTGTTTACTG TGGTGTCACCAAACGTTAGCCAAGCAGAGTCTGAGCACCCACCCGTCTCCAACCCTCTGCTGGATGCCCCAGAGTTTCCAGACTTTGAAAATACAGAGATGGAAACAGCAGAAAGTGGAGGTGTTGATGTTGCTGCACTAGAACTGGAGGCCTTAGACTTAGTCGGCGCTAACCCTCACACAGCTGTCGACGCTGAGCATCCACAAGCTGACTTGTCAGTGCACGATCCTGTGGGGCCTCGTGTGAGCTCCATCATCCAAGATCTGAACCTTGGAAGTGAAAACATAATACCCCTTGATCCAGCCAGCTTCTCTGAACCAATAAACTTGTTGGAGTTCCCAGAGCCTGCTATACCACAGCAGAGGTCCCAGAGCAAAGAGGTGCTTGTCGATTCTTTTCCTAAATCTCCGTCTGATGAAACTGATGTGGGAGTTGCTGAGTGTCAGTCTTTCCCAGAGGAAAGAGAGCTCAGTAGCCACTCATG TGGACATCAACAGGACAGTTACTATGAAACGTATACTAACATATATGAAGATGTTGAGAATATGAACAAATTCACTTTGAGCCAAAACTCCACCAAAAGAAAAGGCGGACTGAAGA ATCCATACGTGGACCACCAGCCAAAG tgttgtcttttttgggttttttctcaAAAGGAGTCATGTGTTAAAAGGCAAAAGAATCCATG GGTTTGTGTATCGGGTGAACATTTGGCACATAATCATATGCACAG CATGATGAACACTCCCAACCCCGCCGACCATAAAGAACAGAAGAAGCGGGAGAAACAACGattggaaaaggaaaaaaaggagcaaaaagagagggagaagaaggaaaatgaaatgaaaaagaagtTCAAA GTGACGGGGGACGAAGAGCCGATGTACCATGCCAAGGTGATGGTGGCCAGTAAAGTCCGCAAGAATGATCTGCCTGTGAAGAGCGGGGACACGGTCAGCATTATCCGCACTACCAACTGCCCCAAAGGCAAATGGTTGGCCCGAGACGCCAACAACAAGT ATGGTTATATTTCAGTGATGAATGTGGAGCTAAATATCAAGGAGATGCTGGAACTCGGCAAGAAGGCTCAAGCAGCAGGGCGAGGAGGCAACGTGGAGGGAGATAACATAAGTATTGGAAGCAG atcCTCAAACCAGCCTTTTCTAACAAGCAGTT TCACAGATGACAGCGAGGAGTGGGCCTATGAAGATGAGACCCTCTCACCATTCAGTGAGAGCCA CTTTTCTCAGCAGACGGCTTCAGTGCCCGAGATGT CATGTGTTCATGCTGGTGCCCAGAACACACCGAATGACGCCAACTTGGATGACCTGCACTCGCA AATTAAGCATGAAGCCCTGCAGAAGTTGGCAGTCTTCTTTCACCACACCAAAGATGAACTTGGTGATgtccatgatgatgatgatgatggagcaaAGTTTAcaag CACTGTTCTTTCCTCTTCTTGTGTCCTGTTTAGCCATGAACCTCAGA ACTACTTGAGTGCGGTTGAGGAGCCTCCATATCC
- the si:ch211-188c16.1 gene encoding uncharacterized protein si:ch211-188c16.1 isoform X1 — protein sequence MEEEGPINFKALRAKFQEEALLAQSKTSRPAVAEKPKQILPPGGHCTVVSSINTAAENKTPALPRVIFRDALRLSGGKRPISFPLQPQRTSLSSQLTNGDGTARHSRYMPLVLPVLPAKDQKTETPFRREYKPEPELGKEALPQTKVKKKALLLPFKSVKASKVSAESGDEPTYGDLTTRPCSAPGELPSVEKQTTEDGASLQSDQSNSEYPLSSPDVPVTPPSAETTVDSDNKIMSTLERAKKKFSRRNMLISSKPKSLHSPDNTGKEFTPPPRTADLPTPPPVCLSHLACISARPFFKTNNALCKSALDKQLGREKSANMPVKTVELHPPCVPLKKPLPDLRTLGPVPAKPLRPPLVDLSYYHAPLFTVVSPNVSQAESEHPPVSNPLLDAPEFPDFENTEMETAESGGVDVAALELEALDLVGANPHTAVDAEHPQADLSVHDPVGPRVSSIIQDLNLGSENIIPLDPASFSEPINLLEFPEPAIPQQRSQSKEVLVDSFPKSPSDETDVGVAECQSFPEERELSSHSCGHQQDSYYETYTNIYEDVENMNKFTLSQNSTKRKGGLKNPYVDHQPKCCLFWVFSQKESCVKRQKNPWVCVSGEHLAHNHMHSMMNTPNPADHKEQKKREKQRLEKEKKEQKEREKKENEMKKKFKVTGDEEPMYHAKVMVASKVRKNDLPVKSGDTVSIIRTTNCPKGKWLARDANNKYGYISVMNVELNIKEMLELGKKAQAAGRGGNVEGDNISIGSRSSNQPFLTSSFTDDSEEWAYEDETLSPFSESHSFSQQTASVPEMSCVHAGAQNTPNDANLDDLHSQIKHEALQKLAVFFHHTKDELGDVHDDDDDGAKFTSTVLSSSCVLFSHEPQNYLSAVEEPPYPEQEVDFTELELLPPPPLYADT from the exons ATGGAAGAG gagGGACCAATCAACTTCAAAGCACTGAGGGCCAAATTTCAGGAAGAGGCTCTCCTGGCTCAATCCAAAACCAGCCGTCCAGCTGTTGCTGAAAAACCCAAACAGATTCTTCcacctggaggtcactgcactGTGGTTAGCAGTATTAATACTGCTGCAGAAAACAAGACACCAGCGCTTCCTCGTGTCATTTTCAGAGATGCACTGCGACTGTCTGGAGGCAAGAGGCCGATTTCCTTTCCGCTGCAACCTCAGCGGACCTCCCTGTCATCTCAGCTTACTAATGGAGACGGCACAGCAAGGCATTCTCGATACATGCCGCTGGTGCTTCCTGTCCTGCCCGCAAAAGATCAGAAGACAGAAACACCATTCAGGAGAGAGTACAAACCCGAACCAGAGTTGGGGAAGGAAGCCTTGCCACAAACTAAAGTCAAGAAGAAGGCTTTGCTGCTTCCATTCAAATCAGTCAAAGCATCAAAGGTCAGTGCGGAAAGCGGAGATGAGCCCACATATGGTGATTTGACCACCAGACCGTGTAGCGCTCCTGGTGAGTTGCCATCAGTggaaaaacaaaccacagaGGATGGGGCTTCACTCCAAAGTGACCAATCAAACAGTGAATACCCCCTCTCCAGTCCAGATGTCCCAGTCACCCCTCCTTCAGCAGAGACCACAGTCGATTCTGACAATAAAATTATGAGCACTTTGGAGAGGGCCAAGAAGAAATTCTCACGCCGAAACATGTTGATCTCTTCCAAACCCAAGAGCTTGCATTCCCCTGACAACACAGGCAAGGAGTTTACTCCACCACCGAGGACCGCTGATCTGCCCACCCCCCCACCAGTGTGTCTTTCACATCTGGCTTGTATCTCAGCCCGGCCTTTCTTCAAAACCAACAACGCTTTATGCA AATCGGCACTGGATAAGCAGCTTGGCAGAGAGAAATCTGCAAATATGCCAGTGAAGACTGTTGAACTTCATCCACCATGTGTCCCACTAAAGAAGCCTCTGCCTGATCTGAGAACACTGGGGCCAGTGCCGGCAAAGCCCCTCAGACCTCCATTAGTAGATCTCAGCTATTACCATGCGCCTCTGTTTACTG TGGTGTCACCAAACGTTAGCCAAGCAGAGTCTGAGCACCCACCCGTCTCCAACCCTCTGCTGGATGCCCCAGAGTTTCCAGACTTTGAAAATACAGAGATGGAAACAGCAGAAAGTGGAGGTGTTGATGTTGCTGCACTAGAACTGGAGGCCTTAGACTTAGTCGGCGCTAACCCTCACACAGCTGTCGACGCTGAGCATCCACAAGCTGACTTGTCAGTGCACGATCCTGTGGGGCCTCGTGTGAGCTCCATCATCCAAGATCTGAACCTTGGAAGTGAAAACATAATACCCCTTGATCCAGCCAGCTTCTCTGAACCAATAAACTTGTTGGAGTTCCCAGAGCCTGCTATACCACAGCAGAGGTCCCAGAGCAAAGAGGTGCTTGTCGATTCTTTTCCTAAATCTCCGTCTGATGAAACTGATGTGGGAGTTGCTGAGTGTCAGTCTTTCCCAGAGGAAAGAGAGCTCAGTAGCCACTCATG TGGACATCAACAGGACAGTTACTATGAAACGTATACTAACATATATGAAGATGTTGAGAATATGAACAAATTCACTTTGAGCCAAAACTCCACCAAAAGAAAAGGCGGACTGAAGA ATCCATACGTGGACCACCAGCCAAAG tgttgtcttttttgggttttttctcaAAAGGAGTCATGTGTTAAAAGGCAAAAGAATCCATG GGTTTGTGTATCGGGTGAACATTTGGCACATAATCATATGCACAG CATGATGAACACTCCCAACCCCGCCGACCATAAAGAACAGAAGAAGCGGGAGAAACAACGattggaaaaggaaaaaaaggagcaaaaagagagggagaagaaggaaaatgaaatgaaaaagaagtTCAAA GTGACGGGGGACGAAGAGCCGATGTACCATGCCAAGGTGATGGTGGCCAGTAAAGTCCGCAAGAATGATCTGCCTGTGAAGAGCGGGGACACGGTCAGCATTATCCGCACTACCAACTGCCCCAAAGGCAAATGGTTGGCCCGAGACGCCAACAACAAGT ATGGTTATATTTCAGTGATGAATGTGGAGCTAAATATCAAGGAGATGCTGGAACTCGGCAAGAAGGCTCAAGCAGCAGGGCGAGGAGGCAACGTGGAGGGAGATAACATAAGTATTGGAAGCAG atcCTCAAACCAGCCTTTTCTAACAAGCAGTT TCACAGATGACAGCGAGGAGTGGGCCTATGAAGATGAGACCCTCTCACCATTCAGTGAGAGCCA CAGCTTTTCTCAGCAGACGGCTTCAGTGCCCGAGATGT CATGTGTTCATGCTGGTGCCCAGAACACACCGAATGACGCCAACTTGGATGACCTGCACTCGCA AATTAAGCATGAAGCCCTGCAGAAGTTGGCAGTCTTCTTTCACCACACCAAAGATGAACTTGGTGATgtccatgatgatgatgatgatggagcaaAGTTTAcaag CACTGTTCTTTCCTCTTCTTGTGTCCTGTTTAGCCATGAACCTCAGA ACTACTTGAGTGCGGTTGAGGAGCCTCCATATCC
- the si:ch211-188c16.1 gene encoding uncharacterized protein si:ch211-188c16.1 isoform X4, whose amino-acid sequence MEEEGPINFKALRAKFQEEALLAQSKTSRPAVAEKPKQILPPGGHCTVVSSINTAAENKTPALPRVIFRDALRLSGGKRPISFPLQPQRTSLSSQLTNGDGTARHSRYMPLVLPVLPAKDQKTETPFRREYKPEPELGKEALPQTKVKKKALLLPFKSVKASKVSAESGDEPTYGDLTTRPCSAPGELPSVEKQTTEDGASLQSDQSNSEYPLSSPDVPVTPPSAETTVDSDNKIMSTLERAKKKFSRRNMLISSKPKSLHSPDNTGKEFTPPPRTADLPTPPPVCLSHLACISARPFFKTNNALCKSALDKQLGREKSANMPVKTVELHPPCVPLKKPLPDLRTLGPVPAKPLRPPLVDLSYYHAPLFTVVSPNVSQAESEHPPVSNPLLDAPEFPDFENTEMETAESGGVDVAALELEALDLVGANPHTAVDAEHPQADLSVHDPVGPRVSSIIQDLNLGSENIIPLDPASFSEPINLLEFPEPAIPQQRSQSKEVLVDSFPKSPSDETDVGVAECQSFPEERELSSHSCGHQQDSYYETYTNIYEDVENMNKFTLSQNSTKRKGGLKNPYVDHQPKCCLFWVFSQKESCVKRQKNPWVCVSGEHLAHNHMHSMMNTPNPADHKEQKKREKQRLEKEKKEQKEREKKENEMKKKFKVTGDEEPMYHAKVMVASKVRKNDLPVKSGDTVSIIRTTNCPKGKWLARDANNKYGYISVMNVELNIKEMLELGKKAQAAGRGGNVEGDNISIGSRSSNQPFLTSSFTDDSEEWAYEDETLSPFSESHSFSQQTASVPEMSCVHAGAQNTPNDANLDDLHSQIKHEALQKLAVFFHHTKDELGDVHDDDDDGAKFTSHEPQNYLSAVEEPPYPEQEVDFTELELLPPPPLYADT is encoded by the exons ATGGAAGAG gagGGACCAATCAACTTCAAAGCACTGAGGGCCAAATTTCAGGAAGAGGCTCTCCTGGCTCAATCCAAAACCAGCCGTCCAGCTGTTGCTGAAAAACCCAAACAGATTCTTCcacctggaggtcactgcactGTGGTTAGCAGTATTAATACTGCTGCAGAAAACAAGACACCAGCGCTTCCTCGTGTCATTTTCAGAGATGCACTGCGACTGTCTGGAGGCAAGAGGCCGATTTCCTTTCCGCTGCAACCTCAGCGGACCTCCCTGTCATCTCAGCTTACTAATGGAGACGGCACAGCAAGGCATTCTCGATACATGCCGCTGGTGCTTCCTGTCCTGCCCGCAAAAGATCAGAAGACAGAAACACCATTCAGGAGAGAGTACAAACCCGAACCAGAGTTGGGGAAGGAAGCCTTGCCACAAACTAAAGTCAAGAAGAAGGCTTTGCTGCTTCCATTCAAATCAGTCAAAGCATCAAAGGTCAGTGCGGAAAGCGGAGATGAGCCCACATATGGTGATTTGACCACCAGACCGTGTAGCGCTCCTGGTGAGTTGCCATCAGTggaaaaacaaaccacagaGGATGGGGCTTCACTCCAAAGTGACCAATCAAACAGTGAATACCCCCTCTCCAGTCCAGATGTCCCAGTCACCCCTCCTTCAGCAGAGACCACAGTCGATTCTGACAATAAAATTATGAGCACTTTGGAGAGGGCCAAGAAGAAATTCTCACGCCGAAACATGTTGATCTCTTCCAAACCCAAGAGCTTGCATTCCCCTGACAACACAGGCAAGGAGTTTACTCCACCACCGAGGACCGCTGATCTGCCCACCCCCCCACCAGTGTGTCTTTCACATCTGGCTTGTATCTCAGCCCGGCCTTTCTTCAAAACCAACAACGCTTTATGCA AATCGGCACTGGATAAGCAGCTTGGCAGAGAGAAATCTGCAAATATGCCAGTGAAGACTGTTGAACTTCATCCACCATGTGTCCCACTAAAGAAGCCTCTGCCTGATCTGAGAACACTGGGGCCAGTGCCGGCAAAGCCCCTCAGACCTCCATTAGTAGATCTCAGCTATTACCATGCGCCTCTGTTTACTG TGGTGTCACCAAACGTTAGCCAAGCAGAGTCTGAGCACCCACCCGTCTCCAACCCTCTGCTGGATGCCCCAGAGTTTCCAGACTTTGAAAATACAGAGATGGAAACAGCAGAAAGTGGAGGTGTTGATGTTGCTGCACTAGAACTGGAGGCCTTAGACTTAGTCGGCGCTAACCCTCACACAGCTGTCGACGCTGAGCATCCACAAGCTGACTTGTCAGTGCACGATCCTGTGGGGCCTCGTGTGAGCTCCATCATCCAAGATCTGAACCTTGGAAGTGAAAACATAATACCCCTTGATCCAGCCAGCTTCTCTGAACCAATAAACTTGTTGGAGTTCCCAGAGCCTGCTATACCACAGCAGAGGTCCCAGAGCAAAGAGGTGCTTGTCGATTCTTTTCCTAAATCTCCGTCTGATGAAACTGATGTGGGAGTTGCTGAGTGTCAGTCTTTCCCAGAGGAAAGAGAGCTCAGTAGCCACTCATG TGGACATCAACAGGACAGTTACTATGAAACGTATACTAACATATATGAAGATGTTGAGAATATGAACAAATTCACTTTGAGCCAAAACTCCACCAAAAGAAAAGGCGGACTGAAGA ATCCATACGTGGACCACCAGCCAAAG tgttgtcttttttgggttttttctcaAAAGGAGTCATGTGTTAAAAGGCAAAAGAATCCATG GGTTTGTGTATCGGGTGAACATTTGGCACATAATCATATGCACAG CATGATGAACACTCCCAACCCCGCCGACCATAAAGAACAGAAGAAGCGGGAGAAACAACGattggaaaaggaaaaaaaggagcaaaaagagagggagaagaaggaaaatgaaatgaaaaagaagtTCAAA GTGACGGGGGACGAAGAGCCGATGTACCATGCCAAGGTGATGGTGGCCAGTAAAGTCCGCAAGAATGATCTGCCTGTGAAGAGCGGGGACACGGTCAGCATTATCCGCACTACCAACTGCCCCAAAGGCAAATGGTTGGCCCGAGACGCCAACAACAAGT ATGGTTATATTTCAGTGATGAATGTGGAGCTAAATATCAAGGAGATGCTGGAACTCGGCAAGAAGGCTCAAGCAGCAGGGCGAGGAGGCAACGTGGAGGGAGATAACATAAGTATTGGAAGCAG atcCTCAAACCAGCCTTTTCTAACAAGCAGTT TCACAGATGACAGCGAGGAGTGGGCCTATGAAGATGAGACCCTCTCACCATTCAGTGAGAGCCA CAGCTTTTCTCAGCAGACGGCTTCAGTGCCCGAGATGT CATGTGTTCATGCTGGTGCCCAGAACACACCGAATGACGCCAACTTGGATGACCTGCACTCGCA AATTAAGCATGAAGCCCTGCAGAAGTTGGCAGTCTTCTTTCACCACACCAAAGATGAACTTGGTGATgtccatgatgatgatgatgatggagcaaAGTTTAcaag CCATGAACCTCAGA ACTACTTGAGTGCGGTTGAGGAGCCTCCATATCC
- the si:ch211-188c16.1 gene encoding uncharacterized protein si:ch211-188c16.1 isoform X6 has translation MEEEGPINFKALRAKFQEEALLAQSKTSRPAVAEKPKQILPPGGHCTVVSSINTAAENKTPALPRVIFRDALRLSGGKRPISFPLQPQRTSLSSQLTNGDGTARHSRYMPLVLPVLPAKDQKTETPFRREYKPEPELGKEALPQTKVKKKALLLPFKSVKASKVSAESGDEPTYGDLTTRPCSAPGELPSVEKQTTEDGASLQSDQSNSEYPLSSPDVPVTPPSAETTVDSDNKIMSTLERAKKKFSRRNMLISSKPKSLHSPDNTGKEFTPPPRTADLPTPPPVCLSHLACISARPFFKTNNALCKSALDKQLGREKSANMPVKTVELHPPCVPLKKPLPDLRTLGPVPAKPLRPPLVDLSYYHAPLFTVVSPNVSQAESEHPPVSNPLLDAPEFPDFENTEMETAESGGVDVAALELEALDLVGANPHTAVDAEHPQADLSVHDPVGPRVSSIIQDLNLGSENIIPLDPASFSEPINLLEFPEPAIPQQRSQSKEVLVDSFPKSPSDETDVGVAECQSFPEERELSSHSCGHQQDSYYETYTNIYEDVENMNKFTLSQNSTKRKGGLKNPYVDHQPKCCLFWVFSQKESCVKRQKNPWVCVSGEHLAHNHMHSMMNTPNPADHKEQKKREKQRLEKEKKEQKEREKKENEMKKKFKVTGDEEPMYHAKVMVASKVRKNDLPVKSGDTVSIIRTTNCPKGKWLARDANNKYGYISVMNVELNIKEMLELGKKAQAAGRGGNVEGDNISIGSRSSNQPFLTSSFTDDSEEWAYEDETLSPFSESHSFSQQTASVPEMSCVHAGAQNTPNDANLDDLHSQIKHEALQKLAVFFHHTKDELGDVHDDDDDGAKFTSHEPQSK, from the exons ATGGAAGAG gagGGACCAATCAACTTCAAAGCACTGAGGGCCAAATTTCAGGAAGAGGCTCTCCTGGCTCAATCCAAAACCAGCCGTCCAGCTGTTGCTGAAAAACCCAAACAGATTCTTCcacctggaggtcactgcactGTGGTTAGCAGTATTAATACTGCTGCAGAAAACAAGACACCAGCGCTTCCTCGTGTCATTTTCAGAGATGCACTGCGACTGTCTGGAGGCAAGAGGCCGATTTCCTTTCCGCTGCAACCTCAGCGGACCTCCCTGTCATCTCAGCTTACTAATGGAGACGGCACAGCAAGGCATTCTCGATACATGCCGCTGGTGCTTCCTGTCCTGCCCGCAAAAGATCAGAAGACAGAAACACCATTCAGGAGAGAGTACAAACCCGAACCAGAGTTGGGGAAGGAAGCCTTGCCACAAACTAAAGTCAAGAAGAAGGCTTTGCTGCTTCCATTCAAATCAGTCAAAGCATCAAAGGTCAGTGCGGAAAGCGGAGATGAGCCCACATATGGTGATTTGACCACCAGACCGTGTAGCGCTCCTGGTGAGTTGCCATCAGTggaaaaacaaaccacagaGGATGGGGCTTCACTCCAAAGTGACCAATCAAACAGTGAATACCCCCTCTCCAGTCCAGATGTCCCAGTCACCCCTCCTTCAGCAGAGACCACAGTCGATTCTGACAATAAAATTATGAGCACTTTGGAGAGGGCCAAGAAGAAATTCTCACGCCGAAACATGTTGATCTCTTCCAAACCCAAGAGCTTGCATTCCCCTGACAACACAGGCAAGGAGTTTACTCCACCACCGAGGACCGCTGATCTGCCCACCCCCCCACCAGTGTGTCTTTCACATCTGGCTTGTATCTCAGCCCGGCCTTTCTTCAAAACCAACAACGCTTTATGCA AATCGGCACTGGATAAGCAGCTTGGCAGAGAGAAATCTGCAAATATGCCAGTGAAGACTGTTGAACTTCATCCACCATGTGTCCCACTAAAGAAGCCTCTGCCTGATCTGAGAACACTGGGGCCAGTGCCGGCAAAGCCCCTCAGACCTCCATTAGTAGATCTCAGCTATTACCATGCGCCTCTGTTTACTG TGGTGTCACCAAACGTTAGCCAAGCAGAGTCTGAGCACCCACCCGTCTCCAACCCTCTGCTGGATGCCCCAGAGTTTCCAGACTTTGAAAATACAGAGATGGAAACAGCAGAAAGTGGAGGTGTTGATGTTGCTGCACTAGAACTGGAGGCCTTAGACTTAGTCGGCGCTAACCCTCACACAGCTGTCGACGCTGAGCATCCACAAGCTGACTTGTCAGTGCACGATCCTGTGGGGCCTCGTGTGAGCTCCATCATCCAAGATCTGAACCTTGGAAGTGAAAACATAATACCCCTTGATCCAGCCAGCTTCTCTGAACCAATAAACTTGTTGGAGTTCCCAGAGCCTGCTATACCACAGCAGAGGTCCCAGAGCAAAGAGGTGCTTGTCGATTCTTTTCCTAAATCTCCGTCTGATGAAACTGATGTGGGAGTTGCTGAGTGTCAGTCTTTCCCAGAGGAAAGAGAGCTCAGTAGCCACTCATG TGGACATCAACAGGACAGTTACTATGAAACGTATACTAACATATATGAAGATGTTGAGAATATGAACAAATTCACTTTGAGCCAAAACTCCACCAAAAGAAAAGGCGGACTGAAGA ATCCATACGTGGACCACCAGCCAAAG tgttgtcttttttgggttttttctcaAAAGGAGTCATGTGTTAAAAGGCAAAAGAATCCATG GGTTTGTGTATCGGGTGAACATTTGGCACATAATCATATGCACAG CATGATGAACACTCCCAACCCCGCCGACCATAAAGAACAGAAGAAGCGGGAGAAACAACGattggaaaaggaaaaaaaggagcaaaaagagagggagaagaaggaaaatgaaatgaaaaagaagtTCAAA GTGACGGGGGACGAAGAGCCGATGTACCATGCCAAGGTGATGGTGGCCAGTAAAGTCCGCAAGAATGATCTGCCTGTGAAGAGCGGGGACACGGTCAGCATTATCCGCACTACCAACTGCCCCAAAGGCAAATGGTTGGCCCGAGACGCCAACAACAAGT ATGGTTATATTTCAGTGATGAATGTGGAGCTAAATATCAAGGAGATGCTGGAACTCGGCAAGAAGGCTCAAGCAGCAGGGCGAGGAGGCAACGTGGAGGGAGATAACATAAGTATTGGAAGCAG atcCTCAAACCAGCCTTTTCTAACAAGCAGTT TCACAGATGACAGCGAGGAGTGGGCCTATGAAGATGAGACCCTCTCACCATTCAGTGAGAGCCA CAGCTTTTCTCAGCAGACGGCTTCAGTGCCCGAGATGT CATGTGTTCATGCTGGTGCCCAGAACACACCGAATGACGCCAACTTGGATGACCTGCACTCGCA AATTAAGCATGAAGCCCTGCAGAAGTTGGCAGTCTTCTTTCACCACACCAAAGATGAACTTGGTGATgtccatgatgatgatgatgatggagcaaAGTTTAcaag CCATGAACCTCAGAGTAAgtg A